One Bufo gargarizans isolate SCDJY-AF-19 chromosome 3, ASM1485885v1, whole genome shotgun sequence DNA segment encodes these proteins:
- the LOC122932736 gene encoding zinc finger protein 260-like isoform X1, translating to MSQSSRYGNTCKAWRRKLATATTAIFVNILGAEERPKGEDWIKSFQGYLIISPSYEIEGNQSQISNNRTGHNLGEMSSANSGYRKDFENNANLSVHKEIQKDEQSCSEREKTFNVILSAAESQKTHTREKPFSCSECGNCFYDKSSLLKHLKIHTGEKPFSCSECGNCFRQKSNLVEHQKSHTGEKPFSCSDCGKWFRSQHHLKIHLITHTGEKLYLCSECGKCFSHKSTLVKHHRIHTGENPYSCSECGKCFRQKSHLVVHQKTHTGEKPFSCLECGNCYSRKSNLVDHQKTHTGEKPFSCSECGKWFKGQHHLKIHLRTHTGEKLFSCSECGKCFSHKSTLVKHQRIHTGERPFPCPECGKCFSDKSSLVQHQRIHTGEKPFSCPECEKCFNQKPQLNIHLTIHTGEKSFSCPECEKWFAKKSNLNRHQRIHTGEKPFPCPECGKCFIDKVSLVQHQRIHKGEKGFSCSECEKCFSNKSILEVHQRVHTGVKPFSCPECGKYFYGKSNLNTHLRTHTGEKPYSCTECRTSFKSKYHLETHQRIHTGEKPFSCPECEKCFRLKSNLVQHQKTHTGEKPFSCPECEKCFSVKSNLVQHQKTHTGEKPYSCPECGKCFSKKSSLEAHQRIHTRDKPFSCPECEKCFRQKSNIVEHWKTHTGEKPFSCTKSGKCFSEKSSFVRHLRIHTGEKPI from the coding sequence GTGAAGACTGGATAAAAAGCTTCCAAGGTTATCTAATTATATCTCCTTCTTATGAAATAGAAGGTAATCAATCACAAATCAGCAATAATAGAACTGGACATAACCTGGGTGAGATGTCGTCTGCAAATTCTGGATATAGGAAAGATTTTGAAAATAATGCTAATCTTTCTGTGCACAAAGAAATTCAGAAAGATGAACAGTCATGTTCTGAAAGAGAGAAAACTTTTAATGTGATATTAAGTGCTGCTGAAAGTCAGAAAACTCACAcaagagagaagccattttcatgttcagaatgtgggaactgTTTTTATGATAAATCAAGTCTTCTTAAACATCtcaaaattcacacaggggagaagccattttcatgttcagaatgtgggaactgTTTTcgtcagaaatcaaatcttgttgaacatcagaaatctcacacaggagagaagccattttcatgttcggaTTGTGGGAAGTGGTTTAGGAGTCAACATCATCTTAAGATACACCTAATAACTCATACTGGAGAGAAGCtatatttatgttcagaatgtgggaaatgttttagtcataAATCAACTCTTGTGAAACAtcacagaattcacacaggagagaatccatattcatgttcagaatgtgggaagtgttttcgtCAGAAATCGCATCTTGTTGTACATCAaaaaactcacacaggggagaagccattttcatgtttagaatgtgggaactgTTATAGtcggaaatcaaatcttgttgaccatcagaaaactcacacaggagagaagccattttcatgttcagaatgtgggaagtggttTAAGGGTCAACATCATCTTAAGATACACCTGAGAactcatacaggggagaagctattttcatgttcagaatgtgggaaatgttttagtcataAATCAACTCTTgtgaaacatcagagaattcacacaggagagcggCCATttccatgtccagaatgtgggaaatgttttagtgataaatcaagtcttgtgcaacatcagagaattcatacaggagagaagccgttttcatgtcctgaatgtgagaaatgttttaatcaGAAACCACAACTTAATATACATCTgacaattcacacaggagagaagtcattttcatgtcctgaatgtgaaaaGTGGTTTGCTAAGAAATCAAATCTTaatagacatcagagaattcacacaggagagaagccgtttccATGtccggaatgtgggaaatgttttattgatAAAGTAAGTCTTGtgcaacatcagagaattcacaaagGAGAGAAGGGATTTTCATGTTccgaatgtgagaagtgttttagtaATAAATCAATTCTTGAGGTACATCAGAGAGTTCATACCGGGgttaagccattttcatgtcctgaatgtgggaaatatttttaTGGGAAATCAAATCTTAAtacacatctgagaactcacacaggagagaagccatattcatgtactGAATGTAGGACGTCCTTTAAAAGTAAATATCATCTTGAGactcatcagagaattcacacaggagagaagccattttcatgtccagaatgtgagaagtgttttcgtctgaaatcaaatcttgttcaacatcagaaaactcacacaggggagaagccattttcatgtccagaatgtgagaagtgttttagtgttaaatcaaatcttgttcaacatcagaaaactcacacaggagagaagccatattcatgtcctgaatgtggaaagtgttttagtaaGAAATCAAGTCTTGAGgcgcatcagagaattcacacaagggataagccattttcatgtccagaatgtgagaagtgttttcgTCAGAAATCAAATATTGTTGAACATTggaaaactcacacaggagagaaaccattttcatgcactaaatctggaaagtgttttagtgagaaatcaagtTTTGTGAGACAcctgagaattcacacaggagagaagcctatttaa
- the LOC122932736 gene encoding gastrula zinc finger protein XlCGF26.1-like isoform X2, which translates to MSSANSGYRKDFENNANLSVHKEIQKDEQSCSEREKTFNVILSAAESQKTHTREKPFSCSECGNCFYDKSSLLKHLKIHTGEKPFSCSECGNCFRQKSNLVEHQKSHTGEKPFSCSDCGKWFRSQHHLKIHLITHTGEKLYLCSECGKCFSHKSTLVKHHRIHTGENPYSCSECGKCFRQKSHLVVHQKTHTGEKPFSCLECGNCYSRKSNLVDHQKTHTGEKPFSCSECGKWFKGQHHLKIHLRTHTGEKLFSCSECGKCFSHKSTLVKHQRIHTGERPFPCPECGKCFSDKSSLVQHQRIHTGEKPFSCPECEKCFNQKPQLNIHLTIHTGEKSFSCPECEKWFAKKSNLNRHQRIHTGEKPFPCPECGKCFIDKVSLVQHQRIHKGEKGFSCSECEKCFSNKSILEVHQRVHTGVKPFSCPECGKYFYGKSNLNTHLRTHTGEKPYSCTECRTSFKSKYHLETHQRIHTGEKPFSCPECEKCFRLKSNLVQHQKTHTGEKPFSCPECEKCFSVKSNLVQHQKTHTGEKPYSCPECGKCFSKKSSLEAHQRIHTRDKPFSCPECEKCFRQKSNIVEHWKTHTGEKPFSCTKSGKCFSEKSSFVRHLRIHTGEKPI; encoded by the coding sequence ATGTCGTCTGCAAATTCTGGATATAGGAAAGATTTTGAAAATAATGCTAATCTTTCTGTGCACAAAGAAATTCAGAAAGATGAACAGTCATGTTCTGAAAGAGAGAAAACTTTTAATGTGATATTAAGTGCTGCTGAAAGTCAGAAAACTCACAcaagagagaagccattttcatgttcagaatgtgggaactgTTTTTATGATAAATCAAGTCTTCTTAAACATCtcaaaattcacacaggggagaagccattttcatgttcagaatgtgggaactgTTTTcgtcagaaatcaaatcttgttgaacatcagaaatctcacacaggagagaagccattttcatgttcggaTTGTGGGAAGTGGTTTAGGAGTCAACATCATCTTAAGATACACCTAATAACTCATACTGGAGAGAAGCtatatttatgttcagaatgtgggaaatgttttagtcataAATCAACTCTTGTGAAACAtcacagaattcacacaggagagaatccatattcatgttcagaatgtgggaagtgttttcgtCAGAAATCGCATCTTGTTGTACATCAaaaaactcacacaggggagaagccattttcatgtttagaatgtgggaactgTTATAGtcggaaatcaaatcttgttgaccatcagaaaactcacacaggagagaagccattttcatgttcagaatgtgggaagtggttTAAGGGTCAACATCATCTTAAGATACACCTGAGAactcatacaggggagaagctattttcatgttcagaatgtgggaaatgttttagtcataAATCAACTCTTgtgaaacatcagagaattcacacaggagagcggCCATttccatgtccagaatgtgggaaatgttttagtgataaatcaagtcttgtgcaacatcagagaattcatacaggagagaagccgttttcatgtcctgaatgtgagaaatgttttaatcaGAAACCACAACTTAATATACATCTgacaattcacacaggagagaagtcattttcatgtcctgaatgtgaaaaGTGGTTTGCTAAGAAATCAAATCTTaatagacatcagagaattcacacaggagagaagccgtttccATGtccggaatgtgggaaatgttttattgatAAAGTAAGTCTTGtgcaacatcagagaattcacaaagGAGAGAAGGGATTTTCATGTTccgaatgtgagaagtgttttagtaATAAATCAATTCTTGAGGTACATCAGAGAGTTCATACCGGGgttaagccattttcatgtcctgaatgtgggaaatatttttaTGGGAAATCAAATCTTAAtacacatctgagaactcacacaggagagaagccatattcatgtactGAATGTAGGACGTCCTTTAAAAGTAAATATCATCTTGAGactcatcagagaattcacacaggagagaagccattttcatgtccagaatgtgagaagtgttttcgtctgaaatcaaatcttgttcaacatcagaaaactcacacaggggagaagccattttcatgtccagaatgtgagaagtgttttagtgttaaatcaaatcttgttcaacatcagaaaactcacacaggagagaagccatattcatgtcctgaatgtggaaagtgttttagtaaGAAATCAAGTCTTGAGgcgcatcagagaattcacacaagggataagccattttcatgtccagaatgtgagaagtgttttcgTCAGAAATCAAATATTGTTGAACATTggaaaactcacacaggagagaaaccattttcatgcactaaatctggaaagtgttttagtgagaaatcaagtTTTGTGAGACAcctgagaattcacacaggagagaagcctatttaa